The sequence tatattatattatataatttgcaCCAATTATTCTTTTGAACTTATgcactatatatattatatatatatatattatttttttattgtttacttttatttttctgaATAAAAGTAcccttgtttttttttttactagtacaaaaaaaaaatgttcaacagaaaaattataaagtGGAATGAACACACTGAAAAATAGTTTaagtgtatatattataatatttaagcatgttcatattatggtatatgaattaatttattagatatatatatatataagtacttataaataataaatattaaaaaaaaatatataatatatatatatatatatatatataataatataaacatattgtacacatatattgctatttataaaaataggaAGTCATTGGATATATAATTAAGAACTTTTAAGGTTGTCATAtcaaaaaaacaatataagtTCTCCTAGTTAATCTTACATAAtttgtgaaaaaaaaaataaaactttataaaaatattaccattagatgtattataaatatatatttatatatatatatatatatatatatgtgtgtgaaTTTTACACTTTAGtaattttttctcatttttcaaatgacaaaaaaaaaagttttccCTTATTAATCCTTTTACAATTAAATGTATTAATCACGTTTTATACTATACCCcacattattaataattatattattttttattttatatatatataatattttttctcaaaaatgaaaaagttcTCATAGTATGTACAACTATAAAAGTccatccttttttttctttttttctttttttttatgaatcattcatatttaaattaaaaaaagtaaaaaataaaatattttttaattttaaagaggtcttaaatataaatataagagaacatatgataatacgaaatatatattagtttcaaaaatatttactatattattattactaaatatataaatatatatatatatatatatatagtaaaagGTTTATtcaaaaagatataataaaattaacacTTAAcgttatgtaaaaaaaataaaattgatgaactgtatttaatattttttttttttttttttttttttttttttttatttcatataagacaccataaaataattcatattaataaataaatgaataattgCTTAAAGTGGACcattaaaaaaggaaatgatTTTTGATAAGTTCTTATgtgtaattaaatattttattagtgTTTTTCTTATGGTATCTCTTTccttcttttaaaaaataaataaaataaataaatatacacatatatatatatatatatatatatatttatttatttaataaacgtgttttatatgttttcttGTTATATTTGTTctaaataaatgatataaaaaaaaaaaaaaaaaaaaaaattactcttttatctatatattattttaaaaagaaaacatgcattatataaaacattgctcaacataaaaatatcaaaTATGCGCCACATTATCACttgtgatatatataatgtgtaagtgtataagtatatattatattatattaattcgtaaaatatatgtatgatacaaaattaaaaaaaaaaaaaaaaaaaacaataataaaaaatatatattttagtaaTAATcgttctctttttttttttttaataatgtgTAGAGATAAAACACATTCCTTGTATTATTTGAAGACTATCTCATTTTagttgatataaatatatatatatatatatatatatatatatatattttttttttttttttatatttacttatactatatatacatataatatgattggcactaaaaaaataaacacacagatttatataatatatatattagaatgCTTGATTAATTTTTGAGAAAACATTCTGTGTTGCAAAACTGGAGGCGcagttgttttttttttggtccATTTCTTGAAATTCTGCACCTCTTTTTTTATCCACATATGGAATGATGAAGTTTCCTACTAAATCTTtgattattaatttattattttcatcgtttttattatctaatgaattatatatatcatttaattgTTCAGCTTTCATTTTAGTTTTGATTAAGGCTTCTTCTTTAGATACATCATTAATTGTTTTTGTTAGGATATCTTCTAAATATGAATCTAcagttttattatttaaccccataatttcattaaataaataatcttctttttctcttaataaaaattctgcttgtctttttcctttttctttacaTTCTTTTAATCTTCTTTCTCTTTCAGCATATTTTACAAGAACAgctatttttctttcttcttcatatttttctaattctTTAGATAAATTATCTAACAATtctgatatatatttaccttGAACATTTTCAATATAAGAATCAATTTTCATTTCTTcgaaattttctttttcaaaaaattctttttcttgtGCACTATATTCatctattttttcatatgctTTTAATTCTTCTATCAAATCACTATAAGAATTTTTTCCATCATTCATTAAGATTTTTATAGCTTTACctcttaatatattttgtaaatataaaacatttttctCAAAACTATCTTGTTCTTTATTTTTGATCATAATATTTGGATAAATAGTTTTCATAgattgtgtttttttttttttttgtactttTCTATTATCAATTGTAGAATATTTATcagatgaatattttttttcttctttatttaaatatctaTAAAAAGTATCaataattttcttatttttcttattttcatattttaaacGTTCTTCTGATTTTTCCCCTTTAAAGGTAtatctaatattattatgatatgaTGTTTCATCTAATGTagattttatttcatttaatttttttaaatcattcaaattattatctattttgtttattatattttcattaattttgTTGGGAACAACTCCTTCTCTTTCTAATTGTAGATAAAAATTAGatgtataattattcatttgatttattaaatcttgtttttcattatatattgtttttagGTTATTTCCTGTTTCAAGAAATAATATTCTCATATCTTttgctttttctttttcaaagTTTTCTCTTATTTcatctttctttttatctCTATTCTGTACTATTTTTTCTActtcataaaatattttatttgctttttttttgtctctATCTACAAGAaccttttttaataaattcattttcttttcttgtAATTCTTTTATTCGTTTTTCTCTGTCTGCCCATTCATGATATTCAATTTCTTCTAAAATTCTTCTCTTCTcttgtaaattttttatattttcatttttatttattctttcctctagttttcttttttcttttaattttcgTACTATTAGAATATTTTCGCTATTTACACTTAAATTTTGTTCTAAACAAAGATTAGctatttctttaatttcctttctatttttttcttcctgaTCATTCATATTGtccatataattatcattcatattgtccatataattatcattcatattgtctatataattatcattcatattgtctatattattatcattcatattgtctatattattatcattcatattgtctatattattatcatttccATCTTCCTCCAATTTATTTTCCATTTtcaatgtttttatttttactttttcatctattaatttattttctttatttaaaacaATTGTCTGTTCCTCTCTTTCTGTATATTCATTTTCATCCGATATCTTCGTTTTAGTCTTACTATCGTAtgtgcttttttttttttggttttttaatttttcaccacttttttcatttctacCATAATAGTTTTTATCGTTCCTacgatttatattttttctattttcatTGTGTATTATGTTTTCATCGTTTTCTCGATATGCATTTGTTTTTTCATACCTATGTTGAGAACTCATTGTTTCCGATGAAAGAAaggaaattataatatatcccaaaaaaataaaaataaataaataaatatatatatatatatatatatatatatatatatatatcaaaatatgaCTTTCACAAATATGACATTTATTCTttagttattatatatatatatatattaatgtttaccttattatatgtgtatatgtttTAAGACGTATCtagacaatatatatttatttaaaatagaGAAATGTCACTTCAAATATaagattatttataattttaaaggaAATTAGGAttaatgttttaattttattttattacagatacaaaaagaaagaagaaaaaaaaaaaaaaaaaaaaaaaaaaaaaaaaaaaaaaattctactgaaatatatatatatatatatatagacaagtattatatacattaatattcacctttattttattttattattataaaatatgatttttTATCTTACATTTTGTGATTCTTTCATGAGAATAATTtaatcaaataatataatatatgaacttATAACATTTCTCTCCCTTTTTTtggaaaaattataatatatatatatatattaccattTAATGCAATTGAACAGACATACAATGAACGAACATAAAATGAAGATACCTATTAACACagataatatttaatacttaggaatattatgtatttttctttttttctctttttttctttttatttttatgtacccatattaaaatgaatgaaacatatatcattaagttcatattaaattattaaaaatcgAAAAACTGACctttgaaaatatatataatttttttttttttacataatcctaattttataataagaataaatataaaacctttaaataaataaataaataaatatatatatatatatattttaacattgtcctatatatttatataatattacatttgCCATTCTATtacttgtatatatatatatatatatatatataaagaaattcaTTGAAATTTAACcgaattaatataaaaaataataataataataataaaagtcttatattcaatatattataataatataatatatattaatagcaAAACATGTGTTATATATAGAAggaataatttctttttctttttctttatcatattttaaattattttatgggATTCACAATCATtgacatattaataattttatattagtaatattttattttattaattcttactttttattttataatttttagaaATTACTAAACCATTttagattatatatatatatataaaatctttttatacattgaaaaaaaaaaaaaaaaaaaaaaaaaaagtggtaatctttttaaaatggtatatataatatatattatataatttatgatatatttatatagaacatatttctttttttatataataaaaaaaagtacttggacaatattatttaaatatttattttcttctattaataatttacaaatttatttttaaaatgtattcaagtttaaaaaaatgtaattttattttaaatttatctGTGCACAGTATTATATAAGCATCTAttcattttcttatttttattttatttttaaattgtaaaaatattgtgtttatatataatatatatatatatatatatatatatatatatatatatattatatatagtataattTACGTccgcaaaaaaaaaaaaaaaatatattatatatataatatattaatataaaataatatatatttatataataaattgttttatataaaataatatttatattttaataaattatacc is a genomic window of Plasmodium falciparum 3D7 genome assembly, chromosome: 7 containing:
- a CDS encoding MAATS1 domain-containing protein, putative, with translation MSSQHRYEKTNAYRENDENIIHNENRKNINRRNDKNYYGRNEKSGEKLKNQKKKSTYDSKTKTKISDENEYTEREEQTIVLNKENKLIDEKVKIKTLKMENKLEEDGNDNNIDNMNDNNIDNMNDNNIDNMNDNYIDNMNDNYMDNMNDNYMDNMNDQEEKNRKEIKEIANLCLEQNLSVNSENILIVRKLKEKRKLEERINKNENIKNLQEKRRILEEIEYHEWADREKRIKELQEKKMNLLKKVLVDRDKKKANKIFYEVEKIVQNRDKKKDEIRENFEKEKAKDMRILFLETGNNLKTIYNEKQDLINQMNNYTSNFYLQLEREGVVPNKINENIINKIDNNLNDLKKLNEIKSTLDETSYHNNIRYTFKGEKSEERLKYENKKNKKIIDTFYRYLNKEEKKYSSDKYSTIDNRKVQKKKKTQSMKTIYPNIMIKNKEQDSFEKNVLYLQNILRGKAIKILMNDGKNSYSDLIEELKAYEKIDEYSAQEKEFFEKENFEEMKIDSYIENVQGKYISELLDNLSKELEKYEEERKIAVLVKYAERERRLKECKEKGKRQAEFLLREKEDYLFNEIMGLNNKTVDSYLEDILTKTINDVSKEEALIKTKMKAEQLNDIYNSLDNKNDENNKLIIKDLVGNFIIPYVDKKRGAEFQEMDQKKNNCASSFATQNVFSKINQAF